The following proteins come from a genomic window of Anaerobutyricum hallii:
- a CDS encoding helix-turn-helix domain-containing protein: protein MLKIEGWARDGCTDKEIAANIGINPDTLYTWKKKFPILADTLKKGKDVVDRQVEKSLLQRALGYSYKETSEKYEGGVMTERKVTKKHIPPDTTAQIFWLKNRKPEQWRDKPQSESASDKVLAKAIEILGGVDSAID from the coding sequence TTGCTAAAAATAGAGGGATGGGCGCGGGATGGATGCACAGACAAAGAGATCGCGGCAAACATCGGTATTAACCCAGATACCTTGTATACATGGAAGAAAAAATTTCCAATTTTAGCCGACACCTTAAAAAAGGGGAAAGATGTTGTAGACAGGCAGGTGGAAAAAAGCCTGTTACAACGGGCACTAGGGTACAGCTACAAAGAGACGAGCGAAAAGTACGAAGGCGGAGTAATGACGGAGCGAAAAGTAACAAAGAAGCACATTCCACCAGATACAACAGCGCAAATATTTTGGCTAAAGAACAGGAAGCCAGAACAGTGGCGTGATAAGCCACAGTCAGAGAGCGCAAGCGATAAAGTACTAGCAAAAGCTATTGAAATCCTTGGGGGTGTCGATAGTGCCATTGACTAG